A single region of the Aeromonas hydrophila subsp. hydrophila ATCC 7966 genome encodes:
- a CDS encoding bifunctional aspartate kinase/homoserine dehydrogenase II — protein MEQQQQGEIAVATEAGLKRRHVHKFGGSSLADPVCYRRVASILEQQAEQQGGGRELVVVSAAGKTTNRLIQLVELAEAGDEAAGEAISALQAYQQSLIDGLLEGELHLELSQQLADDMQLIAKTLEGQFDRFERNGLLAFGEVWSARLLAALLTSRGDKAIWLDARSFLRAEDGALVKVDTALSSELLKARLAEHAGRIVVTGFIAADMEGRSLLLGRNGSDYSASLLALLADGESTTIWSDVAGVYSADPRRVKEARLLERLSLAEANELARLGSSVLHSRTLQPVADSRQRLTLRCSYNPDEGCTHILRRAPRSGGARIVSSVDQIALIELKVLPQTHYEQTVAAIEAHLARHRLNPLTLQRQPDRRILRLAYTLEVAQGAFELLRDFQLQGSFTGLIQREGYSLVALVGAGVTDNAEQCHRFYQLLADQPLEFVQVAKDGLSLVAVLRQVVLEPLLIALHSALFSRPNRVGLVVFGKGNIGGHWLNLYAREKARLEHELNLALTLYGVFSSEGGLLDEEGLDPLKVQDNFNPKPLIWPELLAQLEQHGFDTLIALDMTASETVSRYYPDFAQLGIHIIAANKFAGAADSEFYQRIKQTCRDHQVQWRYNATVGAGLPIQSSIQMLRQSGDRIQGVSGIFSGTLSWLFQQYDGSRPFSELVDEAWQHGLTEPDPREDLSGQDVRRKLLILAREAGFELDSADIELENLVPVSLRKVSTDQFMDRLKDLDDPIQTAFEGARRVGKVLRYVARFEHDGKARVGLEALEPHHPFANLLPCDNIFAIESDSYRTNPLVIQGPGAGREVTAAAIQYDLWQICASL, from the coding sequence ATGGAACAGCAGCAACAAGGAGAGATCGCGGTGGCAACAGAAGCAGGCTTGAAGCGACGTCACGTCCACAAATTCGGTGGCAGCAGTCTGGCGGATCCGGTCTGTTATCGCCGGGTCGCCAGCATTCTCGAACAACAAGCCGAGCAGCAGGGGGGCGGACGAGAGCTGGTGGTGGTCTCCGCCGCCGGCAAGACTACCAACCGGCTGATCCAGCTGGTGGAGCTGGCCGAAGCCGGCGATGAAGCCGCCGGCGAGGCCATCTCGGCTCTGCAGGCCTATCAGCAGAGCCTGATCGACGGCCTGCTGGAAGGGGAACTCCACCTCGAGCTGAGCCAGCAGCTGGCCGACGACATGCAGCTGATCGCCAAGACGCTTGAGGGGCAGTTTGACCGCTTCGAGCGCAACGGCCTGCTCGCCTTTGGCGAGGTGTGGTCGGCGCGCCTGTTGGCGGCCTTGCTCACCAGTCGCGGCGACAAGGCCATCTGGCTCGATGCCCGCAGCTTCCTGCGCGCCGAGGATGGCGCCCTGGTCAAGGTGGATACCGCGCTGTCCAGCGAACTGCTCAAGGCGCGGCTGGCGGAACACGCCGGGCGCATCGTGGTGACCGGCTTTATCGCCGCCGACATGGAGGGTCGCTCCTTGCTGCTCGGTCGCAACGGCTCCGACTACAGCGCCAGCCTGTTAGCCCTGCTGGCGGACGGCGAATCCACCACCATCTGGAGCGACGTGGCCGGGGTCTACAGCGCCGACCCGCGCCGGGTGAAAGAAGCGCGCCTGCTGGAGCGCCTGAGCCTCGCCGAAGCGAACGAGCTGGCCCGCCTCGGCTCCTCGGTATTGCACTCGCGCACCCTGCAGCCGGTGGCCGACAGCCGCCAGCGCCTCACTCTGCGCTGCAGCTACAACCCGGACGAGGGCTGCACCCATATCCTGCGTCGCGCCCCCCGCTCCGGCGGCGCCCGCATCGTCTCCTCGGTGGATCAGATCGCCCTCATCGAGCTCAAGGTGCTGCCGCAGACCCATTATGAGCAGACGGTGGCAGCCATCGAGGCCCATCTGGCCCGCCATCGCCTCAACCCACTCACCCTGCAGCGCCAGCCGGATCGCCGGATCCTGCGCCTCGCCTACACCCTCGAGGTGGCGCAGGGGGCGTTCGAGCTGCTGCGCGACTTCCAGCTGCAGGGCAGTTTCACCGGTCTTATCCAGCGTGAAGGCTACAGCCTGGTGGCGCTGGTGGGGGCTGGCGTCACCGACAACGCCGAGCAGTGCCACCGCTTCTACCAGCTGCTGGCGGATCAGCCGCTGGAGTTCGTGCAGGTGGCCAAAGACGGCCTGAGCCTGGTGGCCGTGCTGCGCCAGGTGGTGCTGGAGCCCCTGCTGATCGCCCTGCACAGCGCCCTGTTCAGCCGCCCGAACCGGGTCGGTCTGGTGGTGTTCGGCAAGGGCAACATCGGCGGTCACTGGCTCAACCTCTATGCCCGCGAGAAGGCGCGGCTCGAGCATGAACTGAACCTGGCGCTCACCCTCTACGGGGTGTTCAGCTCGGAAGGGGGCCTGCTCGATGAAGAGGGGCTGGATCCGCTCAAGGTGCAGGACAACTTCAACCCCAAGCCGCTGATCTGGCCCGAGCTGCTGGCCCAGCTGGAGCAGCACGGCTTCGATACCCTGATTGCGCTGGACATGACCGCCAGCGAGACGGTGAGCCGCTACTACCCGGACTTTGCCCAGCTCGGCATTCACATCATCGCCGCCAACAAGTTTGCCGGTGCCGCCGACAGCGAGTTCTACCAGCGCATCAAGCAGACCTGCCGCGACCATCAGGTGCAGTGGCGCTACAACGCCACTGTCGGTGCCGGGCTGCCGATCCAGTCCAGCATCCAGATGCTGCGCCAGAGCGGCGACCGCATTCAGGGGGTCTCCGGCATCTTCTCCGGCACCCTCTCCTGGCTGTTCCAGCAGTATGACGGCAGCCGCCCCTTCTCCGAGCTGGTGGACGAGGCGTGGCAACATGGCCTGACCGAGCCGGATCCCCGCGAGGATCTCTCCGGCCAGGATGTGCGCCGCAAGCTGCTGATCCTGGCGCGGGAGGCGGGCTTCGAGCTCGACTCCGCCGACATCGAGCTGGAGAACCTGGTGCCTGTCTCCCTGCGCAAGGTGAGCACGGATCAGTTCATGGACAGGCTCAAGGATCTGGATGACCCGATCCAGACCGCCTTCGAGGGGGCGCGCCGAGTCGGCAAGGTGCTGCGCTACGTCGCTCGCTTCGAGCACGACGGGAAGGCTCGAGTGGGGCTGGAGGCGCTGGAGCCCCACCACCCGTTCGCCAACCTGCTGCCGTGCGACAACATCTTCGCCATCGAGAGCGACAGCTATCGCACCAACCCGCTGGTCATCCAGGGGCCGGGCGCCGGTCGGGAAGTGACGGCCGCAGCCATCCAGTACGATCTCTGGCAGATCTGTGCCAGCCTGTAA
- the ppc gene encoding phosphoenolpyruvate carboxylase: MNEKYAALRANVGMLGQLLGKSIKDHQGQAFLDKIETIRQLAKSSRKGNETDRERLLDTLRNLSDDELLPVARAFSQFLNLANVAEQFHTISRRCEEQVCTPDPLEQMFDKLKASNLSQEAIIQAVRELDIDLVLTAHPTEVTRRTLIHKHVQLNDCLEALELSDLLPRERDKILNRIEQLVNQAWHTNEIREQRPTPVDEAKWGFAVVENSLWPAIPEFMRNLDERLQHHLGVRLPLDAAPVKFTSWMGGDRDGNPFVTAKVTAEVLELGRWMAVSLFYKDIKELTSELSMSDCTDAVRERVGDHPEPYRALVRELREQLRETQEFLTAKVQGQASESRDLVKTTAQLREPLELCYHSLHACGMGNIADGMLLDVLRKLACFGIHLVKLDIRQDGERHGQVFSELTRYLGMGDYAEWSEDDKQAFLLNELNSRRPLIPTDWEPSDETRETLDTCKVIAQHDPDAFGIYIISMAGAPSDVLAVQLLLKEAGCKFRMPVAPLFETQEDLMAGTAVMERLLSVDWYRGYIQGRQYVMIGYSDSAKDAGMMAAGWAQYAAMESLVALAEANNLRLTLFHGRGGTVGRGGAPAHQAILSQPPGSLRGGLRVTEQGEMIRFKFGLPKVAIQSLNLYTSAVLEGNLLPPPKPKECWRAVMEQLASVSCDHYRSIVRGHPDFVPYFRAATPEMELGKLPLGSRPSKRKPNGGVESLRAIPWIFAWTQNRLMLPAWLGAHKGLQQAIADGQKGVLEEMSRQWPFFRTRLEMLEMVFLKADVWLAEYYDTRLVPKELWGLGKQLRQELADSIQVVLELRPQGDLLDDQPWIKESIKLRNPYTDPLNVLQVELLGRSRNHAETLHPELDQALMVTIAGIAAGMRNTG; the protein is encoded by the coding sequence ATGAACGAAAAGTACGCCGCACTACGCGCCAACGTAGGCATGCTGGGTCAACTGCTGGGCAAGTCCATCAAGGATCATCAGGGACAGGCCTTCCTCGACAAGATCGAAACCATTCGCCAGCTGGCCAAATCCTCCCGCAAAGGCAATGAGACAGACCGGGAACGTCTGCTCGATACCCTGCGCAACCTGAGCGATGACGAGCTGCTGCCGGTGGCCCGCGCCTTCAGCCAGTTTCTCAACCTGGCCAACGTGGCCGAACAGTTCCACACCATCTCCCGTCGCTGCGAAGAGCAGGTCTGCACCCCGGATCCGCTCGAGCAGATGTTCGACAAGCTGAAAGCCTCCAACCTGTCGCAGGAAGCCATCATCCAGGCCGTGCGCGAGCTGGACATCGATCTGGTGCTGACCGCTCACCCCACCGAGGTGACCCGTCGCACCCTGATCCACAAGCACGTGCAGCTCAACGACTGCCTCGAGGCGCTGGAGCTCTCCGATTTGCTGCCCCGCGAGCGGGACAAGATCCTCAATCGCATCGAACAGCTGGTCAACCAGGCCTGGCACACCAACGAGATCCGCGAACAGCGCCCGACCCCGGTAGACGAAGCCAAGTGGGGCTTCGCCGTGGTGGAAAACAGCCTGTGGCCGGCCATCCCCGAATTCATGCGCAATCTGGACGAACGGCTGCAACACCACCTGGGTGTGCGGCTGCCGCTGGATGCCGCGCCGGTCAAGTTCACCTCCTGGATGGGCGGTGACCGCGACGGCAACCCCTTCGTCACCGCCAAGGTGACCGCCGAAGTGCTGGAGCTGGGCCGCTGGATGGCGGTGAGCCTGTTCTACAAGGACATCAAGGAGCTCACCTCCGAGCTCTCCATGTCCGACTGCACCGACGCCGTGCGCGAGCGGGTCGGCGATCACCCCGAGCCTTACCGCGCCCTGGTACGCGAACTGCGCGAACAGCTGCGCGAGACCCAGGAGTTCCTCACCGCTAAGGTGCAGGGCCAGGCGAGCGAGAGCCGGGATCTGGTCAAGACCACCGCCCAGCTGCGCGAGCCGCTGGAGCTCTGCTACCACTCCCTGCACGCCTGCGGCATGGGCAACATCGCCGATGGCATGCTGCTGGACGTGCTGCGCAAGCTGGCCTGTTTCGGCATCCACCTGGTCAAGCTGGACATCCGCCAGGATGGCGAGCGCCACGGCCAGGTCTTCTCCGAGCTGACCCGCTACCTCGGCATGGGTGACTACGCCGAGTGGAGCGAAGATGACAAGCAAGCCTTCCTGCTCAACGAACTGAACTCCCGCCGCCCGCTCATCCCGACCGACTGGGAGCCGAGCGACGAGACCCGCGAGACCCTGGATACCTGCAAGGTCATCGCCCAGCACGATCCCGATGCGTTCGGCATCTACATCATCTCCATGGCTGGCGCACCGTCCGACGTGCTGGCGGTGCAGCTGTTGCTGAAAGAGGCCGGCTGCAAGTTCCGCATGCCGGTCGCCCCGCTGTTCGAGACCCAGGAAGACCTGATGGCGGGTACCGCCGTGATGGAGCGTCTGCTGTCGGTGGACTGGTATCGCGGTTACATCCAGGGCCGTCAGTACGTGATGATCGGCTACTCCGACTCCGCCAAAGACGCGGGCATGATGGCCGCCGGCTGGGCCCAGTACGCCGCCATGGAATCCCTGGTGGCACTGGCCGAGGCGAACAATCTGCGCCTGACCCTGTTCCATGGCCGTGGCGGTACCGTCGGCCGTGGTGGTGCTCCTGCCCATCAGGCGATCCTGTCGCAACCGCCGGGATCCCTGCGCGGTGGCCTGCGGGTGACCGAACAAGGCGAGATGATCCGCTTCAAATTCGGCCTGCCCAAGGTGGCCATCCAGAGCCTCAACCTCTACACCAGCGCCGTGCTGGAGGGGAACCTGCTGCCACCGCCCAAGCCCAAGGAGTGCTGGCGCGCCGTGATGGAGCAGTTGGCCTCTGTCTCCTGCGATCACTACCGCAGTATCGTGCGCGGTCATCCGGACTTCGTGCCCTACTTCCGCGCCGCCACCCCCGAGATGGAGCTCGGCAAGCTGCCGCTCGGCTCGCGCCCCTCCAAACGCAAGCCCAACGGCGGGGTCGAGAGCCTGCGCGCCATCCCCTGGATCTTCGCCTGGACCCAGAACCGGCTGATGCTGCCGGCCTGGCTCGGTGCCCACAAGGGGCTGCAGCAAGCCATCGCCGACGGTCAGAAAGGCGTGCTGGAAGAGATGAGCCGTCAGTGGCCCTTCTTCCGCACCCGCCTCGAGATGCTGGAGATGGTGTTCCTCAAGGCTGACGTCTGGCTGGCCGAGTACTACGACACCCGGCTGGTGCCCAAGGAGCTGTGGGGCCTGGGCAAACAGCTGCGTCAGGAGCTTGCCGACTCCATCCAGGTGGTGCTGGAGCTGCGTCCGCAGGGCGACTTGCTCGACGACCAGCCCTGGATCAAGGAGTCCATCAAGCTGCGCAACCCCTACACAGACCCGCTCAACGTGCTGCAGGTCGAACTGCTGGGCCGCTCGCGCAACCATGCCGAAACCCTGCATCCCGAGCTGGATCAGGCGCTGATGGTCACCATCGCCGGTATTGCCGCAGGTATGCGCAACACGGGTTGA
- the argE gene encoding acetylornithine deacetylase: protein MANLDFFSLYKNIIAIPSISSTDPRWDQSNEAVIRLLADWFGQLGFQCEVTALPDLPGKFNLVATIGQGEGGLLLAGHTDTVPFDEGAWRKDPFKVTEEGNRLYGLGTIDMKGFFAFIVEALKEIDLKTLSKPLRILATADEETTMAGARAIAAAAELKPDYAVIGEPTGLVPVVAHKGHMSEAIRITGRSGHSSDPANGVNALEIMHQAMGQVLKLQHSLKEKYADHRFAVPQPTLNLGYIQGGDSPNRICGCCELHIDMRPTPQVGPDELMGMLKEALSPIEIHQPGCLHLQHLHEPIPAYACADDSELVREAERASGRAAESVNYCTEAPFIQQLGCETIVLGPGHIAQAHQPDEYLDLSFVKPTTRVLQHLIRRFCL, encoded by the coding sequence GTGGCCAATCTGGATTTTTTTTCACTCTACAAGAATATTATTGCGATTCCGTCCATCAGCAGCACGGATCCCCGCTGGGATCAGAGCAATGAGGCGGTGATCCGGCTGCTGGCCGACTGGTTCGGTCAGCTCGGTTTTCAGTGCGAGGTGACCGCCCTGCCCGATCTGCCGGGCAAGTTCAATCTGGTGGCGACGATAGGTCAGGGCGAAGGGGGGCTGCTGCTGGCGGGCCACACCGATACTGTGCCGTTCGACGAGGGCGCCTGGCGCAAGGATCCCTTCAAGGTGACCGAAGAGGGCAACCGCCTCTATGGCCTCGGTACCATCGACATGAAGGGCTTCTTCGCCTTTATCGTCGAGGCGCTCAAGGAGATCGATCTCAAGACGCTCAGCAAGCCGCTGCGCATCCTGGCTACCGCCGATGAAGAGACCACCATGGCGGGGGCCCGCGCCATCGCCGCCGCAGCCGAACTCAAACCCGACTACGCGGTGATCGGCGAGCCGACCGGACTGGTGCCGGTGGTGGCCCACAAGGGGCACATGTCGGAAGCCATCCGCATCACGGGCCGGAGCGGTCACAGCTCGGATCCTGCCAACGGCGTCAACGCGCTGGAGATCATGCACCAGGCCATGGGCCAGGTGCTCAAGCTGCAGCACAGCCTGAAGGAGAAGTACGCCGACCACAGATTCGCCGTGCCGCAGCCCACGCTGAATCTGGGATACATCCAGGGGGGCGACAGCCCGAACCGCATCTGCGGCTGCTGCGAACTGCACATCGACATGCGCCCCACCCCGCAGGTGGGCCCCGACGAGCTGATGGGCATGCTCAAAGAGGCGCTCTCCCCCATCGAGATCCACCAGCCGGGTTGCCTGCACCTGCAGCACCTGCACGAGCCGATCCCCGCCTACGCCTGCGCCGATGACTCCGAGCTGGTGCGCGAGGCCGAGCGGGCGAGCGGCCGGGCCGCCGAATCCGTGAACTATTGCACCGAGGCCCCCTTCATCCAGCAGCTCGGTTGTGAAACCATAGTGCTGGGCCCCGGCCACATCGCCCAGGCCCACCAGCCGGACGAATATCTGGATCTGTCGTTCGTCAAACCGACCACCCGCGTATTGCAGCACCTGATCCGCCGTTTCTGTCTCTGA
- the argC gene encoding N-acetyl-gamma-glutamyl-phosphate reductase, giving the protein MLNTVIVGASGYAGAELAALVQNHPQLKLFGLYVSAGSQDAHKRFSSLHPQWVGALDQPLLPLDEDGMTRILTQADLVLLATAHEVSATLAPKFLAKGLPVFDLSGAFRVRDQQFYASYYGFTHDSEQWLDQAAYGLAEWNAEAVKAAQLIAVPGCYPTASLCALKPLQQAGLIAKGWQPIINAVSGVSGAGRKAAINTSFCEVSLNPYGTFNHRHQPEISHHLGKEVLFQPHLGNYVRGILATIYVQLADGVTPTQVDQAYLKAYEGKPLVRLTGQMPSIRGVAGTPYCDLAWQQQGNMLVVVCAIDNLLKGAASQAMQCINIKFGFEPATGLI; this is encoded by the coding sequence ATGCTTAACACCGTTATCGTCGGTGCCAGTGGCTACGCGGGAGCCGAGCTGGCCGCCCTGGTCCAGAACCATCCACAACTCAAGCTGTTCGGCCTCTATGTTTCCGCCGGCAGCCAGGACGCCCACAAGCGTTTCTCTTCTCTGCATCCCCAGTGGGTCGGCGCGCTCGATCAGCCGCTGCTGCCGCTGGACGAGGATGGCATGACCCGGATCCTGACCCAGGCCGATCTGGTGCTGCTGGCCACCGCCCACGAGGTGAGCGCCACGCTGGCACCCAAGTTCCTCGCCAAGGGGCTGCCGGTGTTCGATCTCTCCGGTGCCTTCCGGGTCAGGGATCAGCAGTTTTACGCCTCCTACTACGGCTTCACCCACGACAGTGAGCAGTGGCTGGATCAGGCCGCCTACGGCCTGGCCGAGTGGAATGCCGAAGCGGTCAAGGCGGCCCAGCTGATTGCCGTGCCAGGTTGCTACCCGACCGCCTCCCTCTGCGCCCTCAAGCCGCTGCAGCAGGCAGGACTGATTGCCAAGGGGTGGCAGCCCATCATCAACGCCGTCTCCGGGGTCTCCGGTGCCGGTCGCAAGGCGGCCATCAACACCAGCTTCTGCGAGGTGAGCCTCAATCCCTACGGCACCTTCAATCACAGGCATCAGCCGGAGATCAGCCACCACCTCGGCAAGGAGGTGCTGTTCCAGCCCCACCTTGGCAACTATGTGCGCGGCATCCTGGCCACCATCTATGTGCAGCTGGCGGATGGCGTGACGCCGACCCAGGTGGACCAGGCCTACCTCAAGGCCTACGAGGGCAAGCCGCTGGTGCGCCTGACCGGCCAGATGCCCTCCATCCGTGGTGTCGCGGGCACCCCGTACTGCGACCTCGCCTGGCAACAGCAGGGCAACATGCTGGTGGTGGTTTGTGCCATCGACAACCTGCTCAAGGGCGCCGCCTCCCAGGCCATGCAGTGCATAAATATCAAATTCGGATTTGAACCGGCCACCGGCCTGATTTAA
- the argB gene encoding acetylglutamate kinase, with amino-acid sequence MDKQTLVIKLGGALIENDEALTALFATLKTFLDEQHRPLVLVHGGGCLVDDLLKGLGLTSTKKNGLRVTPFEQIPFIAGALAGTANKMMMAKAIATDIPAVGLCLADGGLCQVTQLDPALGAVGDCQPGNPALVTGILGQGFLPVVSSIGITAQGQLMNVNADQAATAIAEALGADLVMLSDVSGILDGKGKLVPQLDKVTALDLMEKGVISDGMAVKVKAALHAAETLGKPVCVASWRYPDQLLKLLAGGAVGTQVAI; translated from the coding sequence ATGGACAAGCAGACTCTGGTAATCAAGTTGGGTGGCGCACTGATCGAAAACGACGAGGCGCTGACCGCCCTGTTCGCCACCCTCAAGACCTTTCTGGACGAGCAGCACAGACCCCTGGTGCTGGTGCACGGCGGCGGCTGCCTGGTGGATGACCTGCTCAAGGGGCTGGGTCTCACCTCCACCAAGAAGAACGGTCTGCGGGTGACCCCGTTCGAGCAGATCCCCTTCATCGCCGGCGCGCTGGCCGGTACCGCCAACAAGATGATGATGGCCAAGGCCATCGCCACCGACATTCCGGCGGTGGGGCTCTGTCTGGCGGACGGCGGTCTGTGCCAGGTGACCCAGCTCGACCCGGCACTCGGCGCCGTGGGTGACTGCCAACCGGGCAACCCGGCGCTGGTGACCGGCATCCTGGGGCAGGGCTTCCTGCCGGTGGTGAGCTCCATCGGCATCACGGCCCAGGGGCAGCTGATGAACGTCAACGCGGATCAGGCGGCTACCGCAATTGCCGAGGCGCTGGGCGCCGACCTGGTGATGCTCTCCGACGTGAGCGGCATCCTGGATGGCAAGGGCAAGCTGGTGCCTCAGCTCGACAAGGTGACCGCGCTGGATCTGATGGAGAAGGGGGTGATCAGCGACGGCATGGCGGTCAAGGTGAAAGCCGCCCTGCATGCTGCCGAGACCCTGGGCAAGCCGGTCTGTGTCGCCAGCTGGCGCTACCCGGATCAGCTGCTCAAGCTGCTGGCTGGCGGCGCGGTCGGCACCCAAGTGGCTATTTGA
- a CDS encoding ornithine carbamoyltransferase, whose amino-acid sequence MQHLLKDSDLNKAQIEALIALGKAVKADPKKYGQALAGKSVVTLFEKPSLRTRVTFDIGIAKLGGHSVYLDQQNGALGKRESVQDFAANLSRWCDAIVARVFDHQTLVELAEHGTVPVVNSLCNLYHPCQGLADFMTISEHYGDLSKVKLAYLGDGNNVSHSLLLLGATLGTNVTLVCPKGHGPDTQIFLQAQALAAQSGATIHISDDVAAIEGFDVAYTDTWVSMGDNTPMEQVKDIFMPYQINQALLDRTGIQHVLHCQPAHRELEITSQVMDGPGSLIMDEAENRMHIQNAVLLTLLGHK is encoded by the coding sequence ATGCAACATCTTCTGAAAGACAGTGATCTGAACAAAGCCCAGATTGAAGCGCTGATTGCCCTGGGCAAAGCGGTCAAGGCCGATCCGAAAAAGTACGGCCAGGCACTGGCGGGCAAGAGCGTGGTGACCCTGTTCGAGAAACCCTCCCTGCGCACCCGGGTCACCTTCGACATCGGCATCGCCAAGCTGGGCGGCCACAGCGTCTATCTGGATCAGCAGAACGGCGCGCTGGGCAAGCGCGAATCGGTGCAGGACTTTGCCGCCAACCTGTCGCGCTGGTGTGATGCCATCGTCGCCCGGGTGTTCGATCACCAGACTCTGGTCGAGCTGGCGGAGCACGGCACAGTGCCGGTGGTGAACAGCCTGTGCAACCTCTACCACCCCTGCCAGGGGCTGGCGGACTTCATGACCATCAGCGAACACTACGGCGATCTGTCGAAGGTGAAGCTGGCTTATCTCGGCGATGGCAACAACGTCAGCCACTCCCTGCTGCTGCTGGGGGCGACCCTCGGCACCAACGTGACCCTGGTCTGCCCGAAAGGCCACGGCCCGGATACCCAGATCTTCCTGCAGGCCCAGGCGCTGGCGGCCCAGTCCGGTGCGACCATCCACATCAGCGATGACGTGGCGGCCATCGAAGGCTTTGACGTGGCCTACACGGATACCTGGGTCTCCATGGGTGACAACACGCCAATGGAGCAGGTAAAAGATATCTTTATGCCTTATCAGATCAACCAGGCCCTGCTCGACCGCACCGGCATCCAGCATGTGCTGCACTGTCAGCCGGCGCACCGGGAGCTGGAGATCACCTCTCAGGTCATGGACGGGCCTGGCTCCCTCATCATGGACGAGGCAGAAAACCGGATGCATATCCAGAACGCCGTACTGCTGACCCTGCTTGGGCACAAATAA
- a CDS encoding argininosuccinate synthase has protein sequence MSGINKIVLAYSGGLDTSAIIPWLKENYDAEIIAFVADVGQERDDLEGIEQKAIASGATKCIVKDLREEFVKEYVYPTLKTGAVYEGTYLLGTSMARPVIAKAMVEAALAEGADAISHGCTGKGNDQVRFEGAVAALAPQLKVIAPWRLWDMRSREDLLAYLETRNIPCKATLKKIYSRDANAWHISTEGGELESTWNEPSEAVWQWTVPAEQAPDQPEYVKLTVAQGEVVAVDDQPLSPHQILTTLNERAGKHGVGRIDITENRMVGMKSRGCYETPGGTVMVAALRAVEELVLDRPTRAWREKLGAEFSHLVYDGRWFTPLCKAIVASANAIAEDLDGEVVLKMYKGQVTAVQKKSPNSLYSEDFATFGADEVYDQSHAEGFIRLYTLASRIRAMKEQHQAIGGDHTHG, from the coding sequence ATGAGCGGAATCAACAAGATCGTACTGGCTTACTCGGGCGGACTGGATACCTCGGCCATCATTCCCTGGCTGAAGGAAAACTATGATGCGGAGATCATCGCCTTCGTCGCCGATGTCGGTCAGGAGCGTGACGATCTGGAAGGGATCGAGCAAAAAGCCATCGCCTCCGGCGCCACCAAGTGCATCGTCAAGGATCTGCGGGAAGAGTTCGTCAAAGAGTACGTCTACCCGACCCTGAAGACCGGCGCCGTCTATGAGGGCACCTACCTGCTGGGTACCTCCATGGCCCGTCCGGTGATCGCCAAGGCGATGGTCGAGGCGGCGCTGGCGGAAGGGGCCGATGCCATCTCCCACGGTTGCACCGGCAAGGGCAACGATCAGGTGCGTTTCGAAGGTGCAGTCGCCGCGCTGGCGCCCCAGCTGAAAGTGATCGCCCCCTGGCGTCTGTGGGACATGCGCTCCCGGGAAGATCTGCTGGCCTACCTGGAGACCCGCAACATCCCCTGCAAGGCGACCCTGAAGAAGATCTACAGCCGCGACGCCAACGCCTGGCACATCTCCACCGAGGGTGGCGAGCTGGAGAGTACCTGGAACGAGCCGTCCGAAGCGGTCTGGCAGTGGACCGTACCGGCCGAGCAGGCACCGGATCAGCCGGAGTACGTCAAGCTGACCGTGGCTCAGGGTGAAGTGGTGGCCGTTGACGACCAGCCGCTCAGTCCGCACCAGATCCTGACCACCCTGAACGAGCGTGCCGGCAAGCACGGCGTGGGCCGCATCGACATCACCGAAAACCGGATGGTGGGCATGAAGTCCCGTGGCTGTTACGAGACCCCGGGCGGTACCGTGATGGTCGCCGCACTGCGCGCCGTGGAAGAGCTGGTCTTGGATCGCCCGACCCGCGCCTGGCGGGAAAAGCTGGGTGCCGAGTTCTCCCACCTGGTCTATGACGGTCGCTGGTTCACCCCGCTGTGCAAGGCCATTGTCGCCTCTGCCAACGCCATCGCCGAAGATCTCGACGGTGAAGTGGTGCTGAAAATGTACAAGGGTCAGGTCACCGCGGTGCAGAAGAAGTCGCCGAACAGCCTCTACTCCGAAGACTTCGCCACCTTCGGCGCCGACGAAGTGTACGACCAGAGTCATGCCGAAGGCTTTATCCGTCTCTACACCCTGGCGAGCCGGATCCGCGCCATGAAGGAGCAGCATCAGGCCATCGGTGGCGATCACACTCACGGCTAA